In Trichocoleus desertorum NBK24, the following are encoded in one genomic region:
- the queF gene encoding preQ(1) synthase, whose translation MNHSPASPDMVFEPDATDEPASQVKYGERQIDEGQLITFPNPRLGRRYDVSITLPEFTCKCPFSGYPDFATIHITYVPDQRVVELKALKLYINSYRDRYISHEESINQILDDFVAAADPLEIRVKGDFNPRGNVHTVVEVHHQKDR comes from the coding sequence ATGAATCACTCTCCAGCCTCTCCAGACATGGTATTTGAGCCTGATGCAACTGATGAGCCCGCATCCCAGGTGAAGTACGGAGAACGGCAGATCGATGAAGGACAACTGATTACCTTTCCCAATCCCCGGCTGGGGCGACGTTACGATGTCAGCATCACCTTGCCAGAATTTACTTGCAAGTGTCCGTTTTCGGGATACCCTGACTTCGCCACCATTCACATTACCTATGTGCCTGATCAGCGAGTGGTAGAGCTAAAAGCACTGAAGCTATACATCAATAGCTACCGCGATCGCTATATTTCCCACGAAGAATCCATCAACCAAATTCTGGATGATTTTGTTGCCGCTGCCGATCCTCTAGAGATCAGAGTTAAAGGTGACTTTAATCCTCGCGGTAATGTCCACACAGTTGTTGAAGTACATCACCAAAAAGATCGTTAA
- the apcA gene encoding allophycocyanin subunit alpha — protein sequence MSIVTKSIVNADAEARYLSPGELDRIKSFVTSGERRLRIAQVLTDSRERIVKQAGDQLFQKRPDVVSPGGNAYGEELTATCLRDLDYYLRLVTYGIVSGDVTPIEEIGIVGVREMYKSLGTPVDGVAEGIRGLKNVATSLLSGEDAAEAGSYFDYVIGAMQ from the coding sequence ATGAGTATTGTCACGAAATCCATCGTGAATGCTGATGCTGAAGCTCGCTACCTCAGCCCTGGCGAACTAGATCGGATCAAGAGCTTTGTGACCTCTGGTGAGCGTCGTCTTCGCATTGCTCAAGTTCTGACCGATTCTCGTGAGCGCATCGTTAAGCAAGCTGGCGACCAACTGTTCCAAAAGCGCCCTGATGTTGTTTCTCCTGGTGGAAACGCTTACGGTGAAGAGCTAACTGCTACTTGCCTGCGTGACCTCGACTACTACCTCCGTCTAGTGACCTACGGAATCGTTTCTGGTGATGTGACTCCCATCGAAGAAATCGGTATCGTTGGTGTTCGTGAGATGTACAAGTCTCTGGGAACTCCCGTTGATGGCGTTGCTGAAGGTATCCGCGGCCTGAAGAACGTTGCTACTTCTCTGTTGTCTGGTGAAGACGCTGCTGAAGCTGGCTCCTACTTCGACTACGTGATCGGTGCAATGCAGTAA
- a CDS encoding phosphoglucomutase/phosphomannomutase family protein — translation MVHPSSVPVTDSIKFGTDGWRGVIAADFTFERLALVAPIAAQVLAQVYGNTTGSRTIIVGHDRRFLSEEFARATAEAVQAAGFDVLLTSTYAPTPAFSWAAKQQNALGALVITASHNPGIYSGLKVKGAFGGSVSPEVTQQIEALLERPSPPTATSPGTIQSFDPWPSYCEAIRQKVDIALIQNAIAQKELTVFADVMHGAAAGGLAQILGVPIHELNSDRDPLFEGGAPEPLPRYLSKLFGQIKTHRTDNSNLAVGLVFDGDSDRIAAVDGQGNFLSSQVLIPILIDHLTARRGYKGEIVKTVSGSDLIPKVAALYNLPVFETAVGYKYIADRMMETQVLLGGEESGGIGYGHHIPERDALLSALYVLEAIAQSKLDLADFYRQLQEKTNFTSAYDRTDLPLASMDVRSQLLDQLKNQPLTEIAGQAVINCNTADGYKFRLADQRWLMIRFSGTEPVLRLYCEAATLAQVHETLAWAKNWANSF, via the coding sequence ATGGTTCACCCTTCCTCTGTGCCAGTAACCGACTCGATCAAATTTGGTACAGACGGTTGGCGAGGTGTCATCGCCGCAGACTTTACATTTGAGCGTTTGGCACTTGTAGCACCAATTGCGGCTCAAGTTCTGGCCCAAGTGTATGGCAATACGACTGGGAGCCGCACGATTATTGTGGGGCACGATCGCCGCTTCCTATCGGAAGAATTTGCCCGTGCAACCGCTGAAGCAGTGCAAGCCGCAGGTTTCGATGTCTTGCTAACCAGTACTTACGCGCCTACGCCTGCCTTTAGTTGGGCTGCCAAGCAGCAAAACGCTCTGGGCGCACTGGTGATTACCGCGAGCCACAATCCGGGTATCTATTCTGGATTAAAAGTCAAAGGAGCCTTTGGGGGTTCTGTGTCTCCAGAAGTCACTCAGCAAATCGAAGCGCTCCTAGAGCGTCCAAGCCCTCCCACCGCTACTTCACCTGGCACCATCCAAAGCTTTGATCCTTGGCCGAGCTACTGTGAAGCGATTCGCCAAAAAGTTGATATTGCTCTGATTCAAAACGCGATCGCTCAAAAAGAACTAACTGTTTTTGCAGACGTAATGCACGGAGCCGCAGCAGGGGGTTTGGCCCAGATTTTAGGCGTGCCGATTCACGAACTTAACAGCGATCGCGATCCACTCTTTGAAGGCGGTGCACCCGAACCGCTACCGCGCTACCTCAGCAAGCTTTTTGGGCAAATCAAAACTCATCGGACGGACAACTCTAATCTCGCTGTTGGTTTGGTGTTTGATGGCGACAGCGATCGCATTGCCGCAGTCGATGGCCAAGGGAACTTCCTCAGCTCTCAAGTTCTGATTCCAATTTTGATTGATCACCTCACTGCTCGTCGGGGCTACAAAGGCGAAATCGTCAAAACAGTCAGCGGTTCCGATCTCATCCCCAAAGTGGCAGCTCTGTACAACCTGCCTGTCTTTGAAACAGCGGTGGGCTATAAATACATCGCCGATCGCATGATGGAAACGCAGGTGCTCTTGGGGGGCGAAGAATCAGGCGGCATTGGCTATGGGCACCACATCCCCGAACGAGATGCACTCCTTTCTGCCCTGTACGTTTTGGAAGCGATCGCGCAATCTAAGTTAGATTTGGCAGATTTTTACCGCCAGTTACAGGAAAAAACTAACTTCACCTCCGCCTACGATCGCACCGATCTTCCCCTTGCGAGTATGGATGTGCGATCGCAGTTACTAGATCAGCTAAAAAATCAACCCCTGACGGAAATTGCGGGACAAGCCGTAATCAATTGCAACACCGCCGACGGCTACAAATTTCGCTTAGCTGATCAGCGGTGGCTCATGATTCGCTTTAGTGGCACAGAACCTGTCCTCCGCCTATACTGTGAAGCCGCAACTCTCGCCCAAGTCCACGAAACTCTCGCTTGGGCCAAAAACTGGGCCAACTCCTTTTGA
- a CDS encoding P-II family nitrogen regulator: MKKVEAIIRPFKLDEVKIALVNAGIVGMTVSEVRGFGRQKGQTERYRGSEYTVEFLQKLKVEIVVEDDQVDMVVEKIITAARTGEIGDGKIFISPVEQIIRIRTGEKNLEAI, from the coding sequence TTGAAAAAAGTTGAAGCGATTATTCGGCCTTTTAAGCTCGATGAAGTCAAAATTGCTCTAGTCAACGCAGGCATCGTGGGGATGACGGTCTCTGAAGTTCGCGGCTTTGGACGGCAAAAAGGGCAAACCGAGCGCTATCGCGGTTCTGAATACACGGTTGAGTTTTTGCAGAAGCTCAAAGTGGAAATTGTGGTGGAAGATGACCAAGTAGACATGGTGGTTGAGAAGATCATCACCGCTGCTCGGACGGGAGAAATTGGGGATGGCAAAATCTTTATCTCTCCAGTTGAGCAAATTATTCGCATTCGGACTGGAGAAAAAAATCTAGAAGCGATTTGA
- a CDS encoding cytochrome c biogenesis protein, with protein sequence MTTDNTFLSKVLDLRTGPQRFFQKELLPLLADLRLAIVLLLAIAVASISGTVIEQGQSIAFYQANYPEDPALFGFLTWKVLLTVGLDHVYRTWWFLAILILFGGSLTACTFTRQFPALKAARSWKFYEQPRQFQKLALSAELETGSLEALVPLLEKQRYKVFQEGEKLYARKGLVGRIGPIVVHASMLLILAGAIWGAMTGFMAQEMIPSGTTFKIQNIVDAGPWAAAQVPKDWSVRVNRFWIDYTPEGAIDQFYSDLSVLDNQGQEIKRKTIHVNEPLRHKGVTLYQADWAIAAAQVRLNKSPVFRLPMGKLETGGAGRIWGTWVPTKPDLSAGVSLVAKDLQGMLLIYDIQGKLVATVRSGMAVDVNGVTLSVVDLIGSTGLQIKADPGIPAVYAGFGLLMLSVMMSYVSHSQVWALQKEGRFYVGGRTNRAQVAFERELLEILDRLSQTTSNASEPAIATESLTPSAR encoded by the coding sequence ATGACTACAGACAATACATTTCTATCTAAAGTTTTGGATTTAAGGACTGGTCCTCAACGCTTCTTTCAAAAAGAATTGCTGCCGCTCTTAGCAGATTTGCGGTTGGCTATTGTGCTGCTTTTAGCGATCGCGGTGGCGAGTATCTCCGGTACCGTGATTGAACAGGGTCAATCGATCGCCTTTTATCAAGCGAACTATCCAGAAGACCCAGCGCTGTTTGGCTTTCTTACCTGGAAAGTCCTCCTAACGGTAGGTCTGGATCATGTCTACCGGACTTGGTGGTTTTTGGCGATCCTGATTTTGTTTGGGGGCAGCCTGACTGCTTGTACGTTTACTCGCCAATTTCCGGCGCTTAAAGCGGCACGAAGCTGGAAATTTTACGAGCAACCTCGCCAGTTTCAAAAGCTAGCTCTGAGTGCGGAGTTGGAAACAGGCTCCTTAGAAGCTTTAGTTCCTCTTTTAGAAAAGCAACGCTACAAAGTTTTTCAAGAAGGAGAAAAGCTATATGCCCGCAAAGGATTGGTAGGTCGGATTGGCCCGATTGTGGTGCATGCCAGCATGTTGCTCATCCTGGCAGGGGCCATTTGGGGAGCCATGACTGGCTTTATGGCCCAAGAAATGATTCCCAGTGGTACGACGTTTAAGATTCAAAACATTGTGGATGCGGGGCCTTGGGCAGCAGCACAGGTACCGAAAGATTGGTCAGTGCGGGTGAATCGATTCTGGATTGATTACACGCCGGAGGGCGCGATTGATCAGTTTTATTCGGACTTGTCGGTGCTAGACAACCAAGGGCAGGAGATCAAGCGCAAGACGATTCATGTGAATGAGCCACTGCGGCACAAAGGCGTGACCCTGTATCAGGCAGATTGGGCAATCGCGGCGGCTCAAGTCCGACTTAACAAAAGTCCGGTGTTTCGCTTACCAATGGGTAAGCTAGAAACAGGTGGTGCAGGCCGAATTTGGGGAACTTGGGTGCCTACTAAACCAGATCTGAGCGCTGGCGTGTCCCTAGTCGCCAAAGATCTACAAGGCATGCTGCTGATTTACGATATCCAAGGCAAGCTCGTCGCCACTGTTCGGTCTGGGATGGCGGTCGATGTAAATGGAGTAACGCTGTCTGTCGTGGATCTAATTGGCAGTACAGGTCTACAAATCAAAGCTGATCCAGGCATTCCTGCGGTCTACGCTGGATTTGGGCTGCTGATGTTGAGCGTCATGATGAGCTATGTCTCTCACTCGCAAGTTTGGGCTTTGCAGAAGGAGGGTCGCTTCTATGTCGGCGGCAGAACCAATCGGGCGCAAGTTGCCTTTGAGCGCGAGTTGCTAGAAATTCTCGATCGCCTTAGTCAAACCACTTCTAATGCTTCTGAGCCTGCGATCGCCACCGAATCTCTAACTCCATCCGCTCGTTAA
- a CDS encoding FtsW/RodA/SpoVE family cell cycle protein, whose protein sequence is MNLRYLIPFFDTSAQSWALEARLLRWLTFLWLMVGLAALFSASYPVADADFGDGLYYFKRQILWILVGLVGFNLLVHSPLRYALGMAHWFVVLMLGLIFATLVPGLGTTVNGATRWLALGPVPIQPSELMKPFLVLQSARLFGQWNRFSPTYRWTWLAIFAAVLAGILLQPNLSTTALCGITLWLIAMAAGIPYAYLGGTALGGLLLATLSISIKEYQRRRVISFLNPWADPAQDGYQLIQSLLAVGSGGVWGTGFGLSQQKLFYLPIQYTDFIFAVFAEEFGFIGSLLLLLLLGVYGTLGLYVALKARKIVHQLVAIGAVILMVGQSLLNIGVATGALPTTGLPFPLFSYGGSSMIASLLAAGLLIRVARESSEAEVVSLSEQRLSAKT, encoded by the coding sequence GTGAATCTTCGCTATCTGATTCCATTTTTTGACACGTCTGCACAGAGTTGGGCTTTAGAGGCTCGCCTGCTGCGGTGGCTAACTTTTTTATGGTTGATGGTTGGGCTAGCAGCCTTGTTTTCTGCCTCCTATCCCGTTGCAGATGCGGATTTTGGCGATGGGCTTTATTACTTTAAACGCCAAATTCTCTGGATTCTAGTGGGTCTAGTGGGATTTAATCTACTGGTGCATTCTCCGCTGCGCTATGCCTTGGGTATGGCTCATTGGTTTGTAGTGTTAATGCTGGGGCTGATTTTTGCCACTTTAGTGCCGGGTCTAGGCACAACTGTAAATGGTGCCACCCGTTGGCTTGCCTTGGGGCCTGTGCCGATACAACCATCGGAGCTGATGAAGCCATTTTTGGTGTTGCAAAGTGCGCGTCTGTTTGGGCAGTGGAACCGTTTTAGTCCCACCTACCGGTGGACTTGGCTGGCTATTTTTGCTGCTGTGCTGGCTGGCATTTTGCTGCAACCTAACTTGAGCACCACGGCACTGTGTGGCATTACCCTTTGGTTGATTGCGATGGCAGCGGGTATTCCGTACGCTTACCTGGGGGGGACTGCTTTAGGAGGACTGCTTTTAGCCACGCTGAGTATCAGCATTAAAGAGTATCAGCGGCGGCGAGTCATTTCTTTTTTGAATCCTTGGGCAGACCCTGCTCAAGATGGTTACCAGTTGATTCAAAGTTTATTGGCTGTTGGTTCTGGGGGAGTTTGGGGGACAGGCTTTGGGCTGTCGCAACAGAAACTCTTTTACTTACCCATTCAGTATACAGATTTTATTTTTGCTGTCTTTGCTGAAGAATTTGGTTTTATTGGCAGCTTGCTGTTGTTGCTGCTGCTGGGAGTCTACGGCACGTTGGGTCTGTATGTGGCCCTGAAAGCTCGTAAAATTGTGCATCAACTGGTCGCGATCGGAGCCGTCATTTTGATGGTAGGGCAATCGCTCCTCAATATTGGTGTGGCGACAGGTGCTTTACCCACAACGGGGCTACCCTTTCCGTTGTTTAGCTATGGTGGCAGCTCTATGATTGCTAGCCTCCTAGCGGCGGGTTTGTTAATTCGGGTAGCGCGTGAAAGTAGTGAAGCTGAGGTTGTCTCACTATCAGAACAGCGGCTTTCAGCTAAAACTTGA
- the apcB gene encoding allophycocyanin subunit beta produces MQDAITAVINSSDVQGKYLDTSSLEKLKGYFQSGELRVRAATTISANAAAIVKEAVAKSLLYSDITRPGGNMYTTRRYAACIRDLDYYLRYATYAMLAGDPSILDERVLNGLKETYNSLGVPIAATVQAIQAIKEVTASLVGADAGKEMGVYLDYISSGLS; encoded by the coding sequence ATGCAAGACGCAATTACTGCTGTTATTAACTCTTCTGACGTTCAAGGTAAGTACCTAGACACCTCTTCTTTGGAAAAGCTCAAGGGCTACTTCCAAAGTGGTGAACTGCGCGTTCGTGCAGCTACCACCATCAGCGCTAACGCAGCTGCAATCGTGAAGGAAGCTGTTGCTAAGTCTTTGTTGTACTCTGATATCACCCGTCCCGGTGGTAACATGTACACCACTCGTCGCTATGCTGCTTGCATCCGCGACCTCGACTACTACCTCCGCTATGCAACCTACGCAATGCTAGCTGGCGATCCTTCCATCCTCGATGAGCGGGTGCTCAACGGTTTGAAAGAAACCTACAACTCCTTGGGTGTACCCATCGCTGCGACTGTACAAGCTATCCAAGCAATCAAAGAAGTGACTGCTAGCCTAGTTGGTGCAGATGCTGGTAAGGAAATGGGTGTTTACCTCGATTACATCTCCTCTGGCTTGAGCTAA
- a CDS encoding phycobilisome linker polypeptide codes for MRMFKVTACVPSQTRIRTQRELQNTYFTKLVPYENWFREQQRIMKMGGKIVKVELATGRPGTNTGLL; via the coding sequence ATGCGCATGTTCAAAGTTACGGCTTGTGTTCCTAGCCAAACTCGGATTCGTACCCAGCGGGAGCTACAGAACACTTATTTCACTAAGCTAGTTCCCTACGAGAACTGGTTCCGTGAGCAACAACGCATCATGAAAATGGGCGGCAAGATCGTTAAAGTTGAGTTGGCGACTGGCAGACCCGGAACCAACACTGGCCTCCTCTAA
- a CDS encoding cytochrome c biogenesis protein CcdA, giving the protein MIELLRTQLYQLEQFANQLVSTQLTHLTVTSVVVIFLAGLLTSLTPCMLSMLPITIGYIGGYEAKSRWQAALQSTWFSLGLATTLAGLGIAATALGQVYGQIGLGLPIIVSAIAILMGLNLLEALPLQLPSFDGFALIPSDLPPGVRAYLLGLTFGLVASPCSTPVLATLLGWVSTTHNPVMGGMLLLAYTVGYSAPLILAGTFTASIKKLLELRRWSSWITPASGALLVGFGVFSLLFRFLPTATF; this is encoded by the coding sequence ATGATTGAATTATTGCGGACCCAACTGTACCAACTAGAACAATTTGCCAACCAGCTCGTTTCGACCCAGTTGACCCATCTGACGGTGACGAGTGTTGTAGTTATTTTTCTAGCTGGACTCCTGACTAGTTTGACTCCCTGTATGCTGTCAATGCTGCCGATTACCATCGGTTACATTGGAGGCTACGAAGCCAAAAGCCGCTGGCAGGCAGCTCTACAATCCACTTGGTTTTCTCTGGGCTTAGCAACTACGCTGGCAGGTTTAGGCATTGCTGCCACAGCGCTGGGCCAAGTTTATGGTCAAATTGGCCTTGGCTTACCGATTATTGTGAGTGCGATCGCCATCTTGATGGGGCTGAATCTCCTAGAAGCCCTGCCTCTCCAGCTACCTTCATTTGATGGTTTTGCGCTAATTCCTTCAGATTTACCGCCCGGTGTCCGTGCCTATCTCTTGGGCTTAACCTTTGGTTTGGTGGCTTCTCCCTGTAGCACTCCAGTCTTGGCTACTTTATTAGGATGGGTCTCTACCACCCACAATCCTGTGATGGGGGGCATGCTGCTCTTGGCTTATACAGTAGGCTACTCAGCTCCGCTAATTTTGGCAGGCACCTTCACCGCTTCGATCAAAAAGTTACTAGAACTCCGTCGCTGGTCTAGTTGGATTACCCCTGCCAGTGGAGCCTTGCTGGTTGGATTTGGAGTTTTTTCGCTACTATTCCGTTTTCTGCCCACTGCAACCTTTTAG
- the rdgB gene encoding RdgB/HAM1 family non-canonical purine NTP pyrophosphatase — translation MRPLIVATGNPGKLREMQEYLAGSNWDLQLKPAELDVEETGDTFLANACLKATEIAQATGEWAIADDSGLEVEALEGAPGVYSARYGKTDSERIERLLIELGSELNRQAQFVCVVVVARPDGSIALQAEGVCRGEILHAPRGTGGFGYDPVFYVPEKHLTFAEMTPEVKRSLSHRGKAFATLIPQLRSL, via the coding sequence ATGAGACCCCTGATTGTAGCCACTGGCAATCCTGGCAAACTGCGAGAAATGCAAGAATACCTGGCTGGTTCCAACTGGGACTTGCAACTCAAACCAGCGGAACTCGACGTGGAGGAAACCGGGGATACCTTTCTTGCTAACGCTTGCCTCAAAGCGACTGAAATTGCTCAAGCTACAGGAGAATGGGCGATCGCGGATGATTCCGGTTTAGAAGTAGAAGCCTTAGAAGGCGCACCTGGCGTTTACTCAGCCCGCTATGGCAAAACAGACTCAGAGCGAATAGAGCGGTTGTTGATTGAACTCGGCAGTGAGCTGAATCGCCAAGCTCAGTTTGTCTGTGTCGTGGTCGTGGCGCGTCCGGATGGCTCGATCGCGCTGCAAGCAGAAGGGGTTTGCCGAGGAGAAATTCTGCATGCCCCTCGCGGTACGGGCGGATTTGGCTACGATCCAGTGTTTTATGTACCCGAAAAGCACCTCACGTTTGCCGAGATGACCCCAGAGGTGAAGCGATCGCTGAGCCACCGAGGCAAAGCGTTTGCTACTTTAATCCCACAATTGCGATCGCTCTAA